GACATGGCGGGTGGGAAAAGCGCGGGAGGAAGAAACAAAACCCCGGCCAGCACGAAGCCAAGCCGGGGCCTAAAAGTACGGTCGGGGGCCCCGAAACCTACGCGGCCGAAGGCAGCGGCGCGTTTTCCGTCACCAGCTTGATGCTGGCTGAATTGATGCACAGGCGCAAGCCGCTGGGCGCGGGCCCATCGGGGAACACGTGGCCTTGGTGGGCGTCGCACACGTTGCAGAGCACCTCCACGCGCACCATGCCGTAGCTGCTGTCTTTGTGGTAGCGAATAGCATCTTCCTCAACAGGTTGGGTGAAGCTCGGCCAGCCCGTGCCGCTCTCGAACTTGGTGCGCGAATCGTAGAGCGGGGTGCCGCAGCACACGCAGGCGTAGAGGCCAGCCTCGTGGGCTTCGCAGTACTCGCCGGTGAAGGCGCGCTCGGTGCCGTGCTCGCGCGTGACGTGGTACTGCTCGGCAGTGAGCTGGGCGCGCCACTCGGCGGCGGTTTTCTCGACGCGGCGGGGGGGCGCGGGGGCCCCGTGGTTGGCCAGGCGGATGACGTCGTTCCAGGTTTGCATATGGGATGGTTTTGGCGTTGAAGCAAAGGAAAGTATCGCGTACAAAACGCAATTTTTCGCCGGGAAGTTTATTCCTACCCTTCTTGGGGCCCTACAGCCATTTGCGAAGCAGCGCCAATCCCCCGGGCCAATCGCCGTGGCCACTGTCGGCGTTGACGTGGCCCGCCGGGCCCAGGCCCACCAACTCGCTGCCCCACGCCGTAGCAAACTGCTGGGCCCGGGCCGCGCTCATCCATTCGTCGTTGCTGCTGGCCACCACCGTGCTCGCAAACGGCAGCCGCTGCAAGGGGATAGGGGCAAAGCCCGTGGTTGGAAACGCGGCGAAGCGGGTAGTTTCTACGTCGCTGGGGGCCACCAGCAGGGCCCCGCGAATGGCTTGCCCGTGCTGCGCCGCCCAGTGCGCCACCGTGGCGCAGCCCAGGCTGTGGGCCACCAGCACCACCCGGCTCAGGTCTTCGCCGGCCAGGGCTTGCGCCACCGTATTCACCCACTCGGCGCGGTCCGGCGTGTCCCAGTCGCGCTGCTCGATGCGAATGAATTCGGGGTGGAGGCGCTCGAAGTACGTTTGCCAGTGGCGGGGCCCCGAATTGCCGAGGCCGGGCAAGATGAAGACGCGGGCAGGTTTTTGCATCACCAAAAGTAGCCTCGGCAGTTTTTCACGCGTTAATAGCCGCATGAAAATCCTCACCGCCGCCCAAACCCGCCAGCTCGACCAGGCCACCATGCAAGCGCAGGGCATCACGTCCGTTGAACTGATGGAGCGCGCCGCTGGGGCCCTGGCCGGGTGGCTCACGCAGCGTTACACCCACGCCCGGGCCGGCGAAATCCTGGTGCTGTGCGGCCCCGGCAACAACGGCGGCGACGGCCTGGCCCTGGCCCGCCTGCTGCACGCGGCGGGCTACGCGGTGCACGTGGCCCTGCTGCCCGCCGCGCAGCACTCGGCCGACTGGCAGCATAACCGCCAGCACCTGCCCAGCGGCGTGCCGGTGGCCGAGCTGGCCACCAATGCGCTGCCGGCCATCGCGCCCGGGGCCCTGGTTATTGACGCGCTGTTTGGCACCGGCTTGGCGCGCCCACTGGGTGGGCTGGAGGCGACCGTGGTGGCGCACCTCACCCAAGCCAAGGCCTGCGTGGTGGCCGTGGACCTGCCCAGCGGCCTGCTGGCCGACGGGCCCCAGCCCGACCCCGGGGCCCCGGTGGTGCG
This genomic stretch from Hymenobacter sp. PAMC 26628 harbors:
- the msrB gene encoding peptide-methionine (R)-S-oxide reductase MsrB; translated protein: MQTWNDVIRLANHGAPAPPRRVEKTAAEWRAQLTAEQYHVTREHGTERAFTGEYCEAHEAGLYACVCCGTPLYDSRTKFESGTGWPSFTQPVEEDAIRYHKDSSYGMVRVEVLCNVCDAHQGHVFPDGPAPSGLRLCINSASIKLVTENAPLPSAA
- a CDS encoding RBBP9/YdeN family alpha/beta hydrolase, with product MQKPARVFILPGLGNSGPRHWQTYFERLHPEFIRIEQRDWDTPDRAEWVNTVAQALAGEDLSRVVLVAHSLGCATVAHWAAQHGQAIRGALLVAPSDVETTRFAAFPTTGFAPIPLQRLPFASTVVASSNDEWMSAARAQQFATAWGSELVGLGPAGHVNADSGHGDWPGGLALLRKWL